Proteins co-encoded in one Coregonus clupeaformis isolate EN_2021a chromosome 17, ASM2061545v1, whole genome shotgun sequence genomic window:
- the LOC121586421 gene encoding chloride channel protein 1-like isoform X1 — MAADASERKALRYQQTLLYGEYSEHPGGSGRREATRLLTERQWKKHDHGHHPQHRHGHHHHGHHHGHPHGHRHGHGLHSRHRGRHHSDEAGHAHMATEQGNPLSIKKRRSYSKCRDCVARVQRFLVTKLGEDWIFLVLLGISMALVSWTMDYTSAKSLQLYKWIHWELRGNVLLQYLAWVSYPMVLIMFASIFCHLVAPQAIGSGIPELKTILRGVVLKEYLTLKAFAAKVIGLTAGLGSGMPVGKEGPFVHIASICAAVLSKCMTFFSGVHQSPYCYTDILTVGCAVGVGCCFGTPLGGVLFSIEVTSTYFAVRNYWRGYFAATFSAFIFRVLSVFNKDAVTITALFRTKFRMDFPFDLQELPAFAIIGISCGFLGAFFVWLNRQVVLFMRKPNAMTRFLTRHRLIFPGVVTLVIATLTFPPGFGQFMAGELMPRECINSLFDNFTWTKIWGSPHPPGLGRSSAWLHPDVSVFVILLLFFIMKFWMSAVSTTMPIPSGAFMPVFILGASFGRLVGEIMAALFPHGILFDGILYRIIPGGYAVIGAAALTGAVTHTVSTAVICFELTGQISHILPMMVAVILANMVAQGLQPSLYDSIIQIKKLPYLPELGFGHISQYNIFVEDIMVRKVKFLSLQSTYRELIHLLDSTSLKTIPLVDSTDSMILLGSIERSELHALCDWWLSAERRILRQEQRLQEQNQYAKDSWESFAFVDEDDEESGDKSTPVQEERNGPLPSPKPQEPSSNHTAPDKGPLQSVRRTLQNIFSSQDRQAEGQSQEPCANPPLSDTMTPEEIKEWEEAEMDKPMEIDQIRIDPSPFQLVERTSLHKTHTLFSLLGLSHAYVTSIGKLVGVVALKELQKAIEGSTRSGVRLRPPLASFRNISRKSSKPQTTSAPTAPSSPLSPAPIVPHAPAPPPPPLTQEEEEMEVWIEGTRREVAEVISSSSSSGTGSNSSNSSPSLPHSSPLSIPLTSPLSMPLTAFSTPLTALRPATEQQVEEEESDDEEPI; from the exons CTGTATGGGGAATACAGTGAGCACCCGGGTGGGTCTGGCCGGAGAGAGGCCACCCGACTGCTAACAGAGAGACAATGGAAGAAACACGACCATGGTCACCATCCGCAGCATCGCCATGGCCACCATCACCACGGCCACCACCATGGCCACCCCCACGGTCACAGACATGGACACGGGCTCCACAGCAGGCACAGGGGTCGGCATCACTCGGATGAGGCGGGACATGCACATATGGCTACAGAGCAAGGCAACCCTTTGTCTATAAAGAAACGCCGCTCCTACTCAAAGTGCAGAG ACTGTGTAGCGCGGGTACAGAGGTTCCTGGTCACCAAGCTGGGAGAGGACTGGATCTTCCTGGTGCTGCTGGGCATCTCAATGGCGCTGGTCAGCTGGACCATGGACTACACCAGCGCCAAGAGTCTACAAT TGTATAAGTGGATTCACTGGGAGCTGAGGGGTAATGTCCTGCTCCAGTACCTGGCCTGGGTCAGCTATCCCATGGTGCTCATCATGTTCGCCTCCATCTTCTGCCACCTGGTCGCCCCGCAAGCCATCG gctctgGTATTCCTGAGCTGAAGACCATTCTCAGAGGGGTAGTGCTGAAGGAGTATCTGACTCTCAAGGCTTTTGCTGCCAAAGTCATTGGTCTGACTGCAGGTCTGGGCAGTGGGATGCCAGTGGGGAAAGAG GGCCCATTTGTTCATATAGCCAGCATCTGTGCTGCTGTACTGAGCAAGTGTATGACATTCTTCTCAGGAGTCCATCAG AGCCCATACTGCTACACAGACATCCTCACAGTTGGCTGTGCAGTTGGGGTGGGCTGCTGTTTCGGTACCCCTCTTGGAG GGGTGCTGTTCAGCATAGAGGTGACTTCCACTTACTTTGCTGTGAGGAACTACTGGAGAGGTTATTTTGCTGCCACCTTCAGTGCCTTCATCTTCAGAGTgctctctgtgttcaacaaagaTGCAG TCACCATCACTGCTCTCTTCCGCACCAAGTTCCGCATGGATTTCCCCTTTGACCTCCAGGAGCTGCCAGCATTTGCCATCATCGG GATCTCCTGCGGGTTCCTGGGGGCCTTCTTCGTCTGGCTGAACCGCCAGGTGGTGCTGTTCATGAGGAAACCCAATGCCATGACACGTTTCCTCACCAGACA CCGACTGATTTTCCCTGGTGTTGTGACGTTAGTGATAGCCACCTTGACCTTTCCCCCTGGATTTGGACAATTCATGGCTGGAGAG CTGATGCCCAGAGAATGCATAAACTCACTGTTCGACAACTTCACCTGGACCAAAATCTGGGGTTCCCCCCATCCCCCCGGCCTGGGGCGCTCCTCTGCCTGGCTGCACCCCGACGTCAGCGTCTtcgtcatcctcctcctcttcttcatcatgAAG TTTTGGATGTCTGCTGTTTCGACGACGATGCCCATCCCTTCTGGAGCCTTCATGCCTGTGTTCATACTCG GAGCCTCTTTCGGCCGACTGGTGGGGGAGATCATGGCTGCCCTCTTCCCCCACGGGATTCTGTTTGATGGAATCTTGTACCGCATCATCCCAGGAGGGTACGCAGTCATTG GAGCGGCGGCACTGACCGGGGCGGTGACCCACACGGTGTCCACGGCGGTGATCTGCTTCGAGCTGACGGGCCAGATCTCCCACATCCTGCCCATGATGGTGGCGGTGATCCTGGCCAACATGGTGGCCCAGGGCCTGCAGCCCTCGCTCTACGACTCCATCATCCAGATCAAGAAACTGCCTTACCTCCCTGAGCTGGGCTTTGGACACATCAG CCAGTATAACATCTTTGTGGAGGACATCATGGTTAGGAAAGTGAAGTTTCTCTCGTTACAGTCCACCTACAGGGAGTTGATACACCTCCTGGACTCCACTTCTCTCAAAACGATACCACTAGTGGATTCAACAG ATTCTATGATCCTATTAGGCTCCATCGAGCGGTCAGAGCTTCACGCTCTCTGTGATTGGTGGCTCTCTGCTGAGAGGCGGATCCTTAGGCAGGAACAGCGTTTACAGGAGCAGAACCAGTATGCCAAAGACAGCTGGGAATCCTTTGCCTTTGTGGATGAAGATGATGAGGAGAGTGGAGATAAG AGCACCCCAGTTCAGGAAGAGCGAAATGGCCCCCTGCCATCTCCTAAACCGCAGGAGCCCTCGTCCAATCACACAGCTCCTG ACAAGGGCCCTCTTCAGTCGGTTAGGAGAACTCTACAGAATATCTTCTCCtcccaagacagacaggcagagggacAGTCACAG GAGCCTTGCGCCAACCCTCCCCTGTCCGATACGATGACACCAGAAGAG ATCAAAGAATGGGAGGAGGCCGAGATGGACAAGCCAATGGAAATTGATCAGATCCGAATAGATCCCTCCCCTTTCCAGCTGGTGGAGAGGACATCACTACACAAG ACCCACACTCTTTTTTCATTACTGGGCCTGAGTCATGCCTATGTCACCAGTATCGGAAAACTGGTGGGTGTTGTGGCACTTAAAGAG CTCCAAAAGGCCATCGAGGGCTCTACGCGTAGCGGGGTCCGGCTACGTCCCCCCCTGGCCAGCTTCCGCAACATCAGCCGAAAGTCATCCAAGCCCCAGACAACCTCAGCCCCCAccgccccctcctcccctctctcccccgctcccATCGTCCCCCACGCCcctgccccaccaccacctcccctgacacaggaggaggaagagatggaggtgTGGATCGAGGGCACGAGGCGGGAGGTGGCGGAGGTGatcagcagtagtagcagcagcggaACGGGGAGCAACAGTAGCAACAGTAGCCCTTCGCTACCCCACTCCTcgcccctctccatccccctcaccTCACCCCTCTCCATGCCCCTCACCGCCTTCTCCACCCCCCTCACCGCCCTCCGGCCTGCCACAGAGCAgcaagtggaggaggaggagagtgatgatGAGGAGCCCATCTAG
- the LOC121586421 gene encoding chloride channel protein 1-like isoform X2 has translation MAADASERKALRYQQTLLYGEYSEHPGGSGRREATRLLTERQWKKHDHGHHPQHRHGHHHHGHHHGHPHGHRHGHGLHSRHRGRHHSDEAGHAHMATEQGNPLSIKKRRSYSKCRDCVARVQRFLVTKLGEDWIFLVLLGISMALVSWTMDYTSAKSLQCSGIPELKTILRGVVLKEYLTLKAFAAKVIGLTAGLGSGMPVGKEGPFVHIASICAAVLSKCMTFFSGVHQSPYCYTDILTVGCAVGVGCCFGTPLGGVLFSIEVTSTYFAVRNYWRGYFAATFSAFIFRVLSVFNKDAVTITALFRTKFRMDFPFDLQELPAFAIIGISCGFLGAFFVWLNRQVVLFMRKPNAMTRFLTRHRLIFPGVVTLVIATLTFPPGFGQFMAGELMPRECINSLFDNFTWTKIWGSPHPPGLGRSSAWLHPDVSVFVILLLFFIMKFWMSAVSTTMPIPSGAFMPVFILGASFGRLVGEIMAALFPHGILFDGILYRIIPGGYAVIGAAALTGAVTHTVSTAVICFELTGQISHILPMMVAVILANMVAQGLQPSLYDSIIQIKKLPYLPELGFGHISQYNIFVEDIMVRKVKFLSLQSTYRELIHLLDSTSLKTIPLVDSTDSMILLGSIERSELHALCDWWLSAERRILRQEQRLQEQNQYAKDSWESFAFVDEDDEESGDKSTPVQEERNGPLPSPKPQEPSSNHTAPDKGPLQSVRRTLQNIFSSQDRQAEGQSQEPCANPPLSDTMTPEEIKEWEEAEMDKPMEIDQIRIDPSPFQLVERTSLHKTHTLFSLLGLSHAYVTSIGKLVGVVALKELQKAIEGSTRSGVRLRPPLASFRNISRKSSKPQTTSAPTAPSSPLSPAPIVPHAPAPPPPPLTQEEEEMEVWIEGTRREVAEVISSSSSSGTGSNSSNSSPSLPHSSPLSIPLTSPLSMPLTAFSTPLTALRPATEQQVEEEESDDEEPI, from the exons CTGTATGGGGAATACAGTGAGCACCCGGGTGGGTCTGGCCGGAGAGAGGCCACCCGACTGCTAACAGAGAGACAATGGAAGAAACACGACCATGGTCACCATCCGCAGCATCGCCATGGCCACCATCACCACGGCCACCACCATGGCCACCCCCACGGTCACAGACATGGACACGGGCTCCACAGCAGGCACAGGGGTCGGCATCACTCGGATGAGGCGGGACATGCACATATGGCTACAGAGCAAGGCAACCCTTTGTCTATAAAGAAACGCCGCTCCTACTCAAAGTGCAGAG ACTGTGTAGCGCGGGTACAGAGGTTCCTGGTCACCAAGCTGGGAGAGGACTGGATCTTCCTGGTGCTGCTGGGCATCTCAATGGCGCTGGTCAGCTGGACCATGGACTACACCAGCGCCAAGAGTCTACAAT gctctgGTATTCCTGAGCTGAAGACCATTCTCAGAGGGGTAGTGCTGAAGGAGTATCTGACTCTCAAGGCTTTTGCTGCCAAAGTCATTGGTCTGACTGCAGGTCTGGGCAGTGGGATGCCAGTGGGGAAAGAG GGCCCATTTGTTCATATAGCCAGCATCTGTGCTGCTGTACTGAGCAAGTGTATGACATTCTTCTCAGGAGTCCATCAG AGCCCATACTGCTACACAGACATCCTCACAGTTGGCTGTGCAGTTGGGGTGGGCTGCTGTTTCGGTACCCCTCTTGGAG GGGTGCTGTTCAGCATAGAGGTGACTTCCACTTACTTTGCTGTGAGGAACTACTGGAGAGGTTATTTTGCTGCCACCTTCAGTGCCTTCATCTTCAGAGTgctctctgtgttcaacaaagaTGCAG TCACCATCACTGCTCTCTTCCGCACCAAGTTCCGCATGGATTTCCCCTTTGACCTCCAGGAGCTGCCAGCATTTGCCATCATCGG GATCTCCTGCGGGTTCCTGGGGGCCTTCTTCGTCTGGCTGAACCGCCAGGTGGTGCTGTTCATGAGGAAACCCAATGCCATGACACGTTTCCTCACCAGACA CCGACTGATTTTCCCTGGTGTTGTGACGTTAGTGATAGCCACCTTGACCTTTCCCCCTGGATTTGGACAATTCATGGCTGGAGAG CTGATGCCCAGAGAATGCATAAACTCACTGTTCGACAACTTCACCTGGACCAAAATCTGGGGTTCCCCCCATCCCCCCGGCCTGGGGCGCTCCTCTGCCTGGCTGCACCCCGACGTCAGCGTCTtcgtcatcctcctcctcttcttcatcatgAAG TTTTGGATGTCTGCTGTTTCGACGACGATGCCCATCCCTTCTGGAGCCTTCATGCCTGTGTTCATACTCG GAGCCTCTTTCGGCCGACTGGTGGGGGAGATCATGGCTGCCCTCTTCCCCCACGGGATTCTGTTTGATGGAATCTTGTACCGCATCATCCCAGGAGGGTACGCAGTCATTG GAGCGGCGGCACTGACCGGGGCGGTGACCCACACGGTGTCCACGGCGGTGATCTGCTTCGAGCTGACGGGCCAGATCTCCCACATCCTGCCCATGATGGTGGCGGTGATCCTGGCCAACATGGTGGCCCAGGGCCTGCAGCCCTCGCTCTACGACTCCATCATCCAGATCAAGAAACTGCCTTACCTCCCTGAGCTGGGCTTTGGACACATCAG CCAGTATAACATCTTTGTGGAGGACATCATGGTTAGGAAAGTGAAGTTTCTCTCGTTACAGTCCACCTACAGGGAGTTGATACACCTCCTGGACTCCACTTCTCTCAAAACGATACCACTAGTGGATTCAACAG ATTCTATGATCCTATTAGGCTCCATCGAGCGGTCAGAGCTTCACGCTCTCTGTGATTGGTGGCTCTCTGCTGAGAGGCGGATCCTTAGGCAGGAACAGCGTTTACAGGAGCAGAACCAGTATGCCAAAGACAGCTGGGAATCCTTTGCCTTTGTGGATGAAGATGATGAGGAGAGTGGAGATAAG AGCACCCCAGTTCAGGAAGAGCGAAATGGCCCCCTGCCATCTCCTAAACCGCAGGAGCCCTCGTCCAATCACACAGCTCCTG ACAAGGGCCCTCTTCAGTCGGTTAGGAGAACTCTACAGAATATCTTCTCCtcccaagacagacaggcagagggacAGTCACAG GAGCCTTGCGCCAACCCTCCCCTGTCCGATACGATGACACCAGAAGAG ATCAAAGAATGGGAGGAGGCCGAGATGGACAAGCCAATGGAAATTGATCAGATCCGAATAGATCCCTCCCCTTTCCAGCTGGTGGAGAGGACATCACTACACAAG ACCCACACTCTTTTTTCATTACTGGGCCTGAGTCATGCCTATGTCACCAGTATCGGAAAACTGGTGGGTGTTGTGGCACTTAAAGAG CTCCAAAAGGCCATCGAGGGCTCTACGCGTAGCGGGGTCCGGCTACGTCCCCCCCTGGCCAGCTTCCGCAACATCAGCCGAAAGTCATCCAAGCCCCAGACAACCTCAGCCCCCAccgccccctcctcccctctctcccccgctcccATCGTCCCCCACGCCcctgccccaccaccacctcccctgacacaggaggaggaagagatggaggtgTGGATCGAGGGCACGAGGCGGGAGGTGGCGGAGGTGatcagcagtagtagcagcagcggaACGGGGAGCAACAGTAGCAACAGTAGCCCTTCGCTACCCCACTCCTcgcccctctccatccccctcaccTCACCCCTCTCCATGCCCCTCACCGCCTTCTCCACCCCCCTCACCGCCCTCCGGCCTGCCACAGAGCAgcaagtggaggaggaggagagtgatgatGAGGAGCCCATCTAG